In Anaerobacillus isosaccharinicus, one genomic interval encodes:
- a CDS encoding M3 family oligoendopeptidase — MSIQVEKFLDQQNKQMKLLYKPVLYNHWMSATTGKKEWIEKHEKALIDYFVNFSDPEAFKTILSLKKDENLTQLQKRQLDDLYNKMVKNQLNKNEVSKTVELEKKISQKFTTYRPEFQGEAVTNNDLLDVLKNSDNHSERKEAWLSSKQIGKKIEKDILFLVRKRNADAKALGFDNYYQMCFETQELDIDVVFETFQKLVELSNEPFRKIKDEIDQELSDKFNMDADDLRPWHYVDPFFQEAPPVNGFDMDKFYKGKDLEQIVTDTFKSMGLDIVDILKKSDLYPRKDKNPFGFCTHIDREGDIRVLINLDESVFWSTALFHEIGHAAYFKYIDRSLPFILRFHSHTLTTEAIALFFGRMNKTWDWQKQFLGLKEEELNEVMPFAAKMLQRQMLVSARWMITFSFFERELYENPEQDLNKLWWQLVEKIQLVKPPEATHYPDWASKMHFSLAPASYQDYLLGELTASQLQNYIETTISTNLFKPEVGSYLVEQFFTHGASLHWNEKIKKATGEHLNPGYFIKQFFN; from the coding sequence ATGTCAATTCAAGTAGAGAAATTTTTAGATCAACAGAATAAACAAATGAAATTGCTATATAAGCCTGTTCTTTATAATCATTGGATGTCTGCCACAACTGGAAAAAAAGAGTGGATTGAAAAGCATGAAAAGGCATTAATCGATTACTTTGTTAATTTTTCTGACCCAGAGGCCTTTAAAACTATTTTATCGTTAAAAAAAGATGAAAACCTTACGCAACTACAAAAAAGGCAGTTAGACGATCTTTATAATAAAATGGTGAAAAATCAGCTTAATAAAAATGAAGTAAGCAAAACAGTTGAGTTAGAAAAAAAAATATCACAAAAATTTACTACATACAGGCCTGAATTTCAAGGTGAAGCAGTAACGAATAATGACCTATTGGATGTTTTAAAAAATAGCGACAATCACTCAGAAAGAAAAGAAGCCTGGCTTTCTAGTAAACAAATAGGGAAAAAGATTGAGAAAGATATACTATTTTTAGTTCGTAAGAGAAATGCAGATGCAAAAGCATTAGGATTTGATAACTATTATCAAATGTGTTTTGAAACGCAAGAATTAGATATAGATGTCGTATTTGAGACGTTTCAAAAACTAGTTGAATTATCAAATGAACCATTCCGAAAGATAAAAGATGAGATTGACCAAGAGTTATCTGATAAATTTAATATGGATGCTGATGACCTTCGCCCTTGGCATTATGTGGATCCGTTTTTTCAAGAAGCGCCACCAGTGAATGGGTTTGATATGGACAAGTTTTATAAAGGTAAAGACTTAGAACAGATTGTTACTGACACGTTCAAATCGATGGGCTTAGACATTGTCGATATTCTCAAAAAAAGTGATTTATATCCTCGGAAAGACAAAAATCCATTTGGTTTTTGTACTCATATTGACAGAGAAGGGGATATACGAGTTCTAATTAATCTAGATGAAAGCGTTTTTTGGTCGACCGCATTGTTTCATGAAATTGGTCATGCGGCGTACTTTAAATACATTGATCGATCGTTACCATTTATTCTTCGCTTTCACTCACATACCTTAACGACTGAAGCTATTGCGTTATTTTTTGGCCGGATGAACAAAACATGGGATTGGCAAAAGCAATTTCTTGGTTTGAAAGAAGAAGAGTTAAATGAAGTTATGCCATTTGCTGCTAAAATGTTACAACGTCAAATGTTGGTTTCTGCGAGATGGATGATTACCTTTTCTTTTTTTGAGAGAGAATTATATGAAAATCCAGAACAAGACTTAAACAAATTGTGGTGGCAACTTGTAGAAAAAATACAGCTTGTTAAGCCTCCTGAAGCAACACACTATCCAGATTGGGCATCAAAAATGCATTTTTCACTTGCACCAGCTTCATACCAGGACTATTTACTAGGTGAACTAACAGCATCACAGCTGCAAAATTACATTGAAACAACTATATCAACTAACCTTTTTAAACCAGAGGTAGGATCTTATTTAGTTGAACAATTTTTTACACATGGGGCTTCCTTACATTGGAACGAAAAAATAAAAAAAGCTACGGGTGAACATTTAAATCCTGGTTACTTTATTAAACAGTTTTTTAACTAA
- a CDS encoding YjcZ family sporulation protein — protein sequence MTHGTGVGTGAGAGFALIVVLFILLVIIGTAYVGTGY from the coding sequence ATGACACATGGAACAGGTGTAGGAACTGGAGCAGGTGCAGGATTTGCGTTAATCGTTGTGCTGTTTATCTTATTGGTGATTATTGGAACAGCCTATGTAGGTACTGGTTACTAA
- a CDS encoding helix-turn-helix domain-containing protein — protein sequence MKHIGEKIKDLRLKHGMTLKELGDAIEFNYSNLSKIERGHRKPAIEFLQRLAHYFKVEMSYFFNGQKYLQDEENIEEYQLIDLIEEMKRKNISYEELLEMIRKLDDMKNQVE from the coding sequence TTGAAGCATATTGGTGAGAAAATTAAAGATTTGAGACTTAAACATGGAATGACATTAAAGGAATTAGGTGATGCAATTGAGTTTAATTATAGTAACTTATCAAAGATAGAACGGGGGCATCGTAAGCCAGCAATTGAATTTTTACAACGCTTGGCACACTACTTTAAAGTTGAAATGTCGTATTTCTTTAATGGCCAGAAGTATTTGCAGGATGAGGAAAACATAGAAGAATATCAGTTAATTGACTTAATTGAAGAAATGAAGCGTAAAAATATTAGTTATGAAGAATTATTGGAAATGATCCGGAAACTAGACGATATGAAAAATCAGGTTGAATAG